One Natator depressus isolate rNatDep1 chromosome 13, rNatDep2.hap1, whole genome shotgun sequence genomic region harbors:
- the EDEM2 gene encoding ER degradation-enhancing alpha-mannosidase-like protein 2, giving the protein MLRCWYLLCCLWALHLPGAGEGAARGIDTAHYRERVKSMFYHAYDSYLENAFPYDELRPLTCDGQDTWGSFSLTLIDALDTLLILGNVSEFQRVVNVLQEGVDFDIDVNASVFETNIRVVGGLLSAHLLSKKAGVEVEAGWPCSGPLLRMAEEAARKLLPAFQTPTGMPYGTVNLLHGVNPGETPVTCTAGIGTFIVEFATLSHLTGNLVFEDVARKAIKALWKNRSDIGLVGNHIDVVTAKWVAQDAGIGAGVDSYFEYLVKGAILLHDEELMSMFLEYNKAIKNYTKFDDWYLWVQMYKGTVSMPVFQSLEAYWPGLQSLIGDINNAMRTFLNYYTVWKQFGGLPEFYNIPQGYTVEKREGYPLRPELIESAMYLYRATRDPTLLELGRDAVESIEKISKVECGFATIKDLRDHRLDNRMESFFLAETVKYLYLLFDPDNFIHNDGSAFDVVSMPYGECILGAGGYVFNTEAHPIDPAALHCCRKQKEEQWEVEDLMRAFYFLKKSKKSTFKRTADHSGRESQTASADTSSESSRVEMNPEKNTKRRIPLLSCPNQPFTSKLSVLGQVFLDNT; this is encoded by the exons ATGCTCCGCTGCTGGTACCTGCTGTGCTGCCTCTGGGCCCTGCACCTGCCGGGCGCCGGGGAGGGGGCGGCCCGCGGCATAGACACCGCCCACTACCG GGAGCGGGTCAAGTCCATGTTCTACCATGCCTACGACAGCTACTTGGAAAACGCGTTTCCCTACGATGAACTGCGGCCTCTGACGTGCGATGGACAGGACACCTGGGGAAG TTTTTCTCTCACGTTGATTGATGCTTTGGACACTCTACTA ATTttgggaaatgtttcagagttcCAGAGGGTTGTCAATgtgctgcaggagggggtggatTTTGATATTGACGTAAATGCATCTGTCTTTGAAACCAACATCCGAG TGGTAGGTGGTCTCCTGTCTGCTCACTTGCTGTCTAAGAAAGCTGGTGTTGAAGTGGAAGCAGGATGGCCGTGCTCAGGGCCTCTTCTGAGGATGGCGGAAGAAGCTGCTCGTAAACTCCTACCAG CTTTTCAGACCCCAACTGGGATGCCATATGGGACAGTGAACTTGCTGCATGGAGTAAACCCTGGAGAGACCCCGGTTACCTGTACTGCTGGTATCGGAACATTCATAGTGGAATTTGCCACGTTAAGCCATCTTACGGGTAACCTAGTGTTTGAGGATGTGGCCAGAAAAGCCATTAAGGCCCTGTGGAAAAATCGTTCCGATATTGGATTG GTGGGTAACCACATTGATGTGGTAACTGCCAAATGGGTAGCCCAAGATGCTGGCATTGGGGCAGGGGTAGATTCCTACTTTGAATACCTTGTTAAAGGAGCCATTCTGCTGCATGATGAAGAGCTGATGTCCATGTTCCTAG AATATAACAAAGCCATTAAGAACTACACAAAATTCGACGATTGGTACCTGTGGGTCCAGATGTACAAAGGGACAGTGTCCATGCCTGTCTTTCAGTCCCTAGAGGCCTACTGGCCAGGCTTACAG aGCCTGATAGGGGACATCAATAATGCCATGCGAACATTCCTCAATTATTACACTGTTTGGAAACAGTTTGGTGGGCTGCCTGAGTTTTACAACATTCCCCAGGGCTATACAGTGGAAAAGCGAGAAGGATACCCACTCAGACCTG AGCTGATCGAGAGTGCCATGTATCTGTACCGTGCCACACGAGATCCCACCCTCTTAGAACTGGGGAGAGATGCTGTGGAGTCCATAGAGAAAATCAGTAAGGTGGAGTGTGGATTTGCAACA ATCAAAGACCTGAGGGATCACCGACTGGATAATCGCATGGAATCCTTTTTCTTGGCTGAAACAGTGAAATACTTATATCTGCTGTTTGACCCAGATAACTTCATTCACAACGATGGGTCAGCCTTTGATGTGGTGTCTATGCCTTATGGGGAATGCATCCTTGGTGCTGGCGGATACGTCTTCAATACCGAAGCTCACCCCATAGACCCTGCTGCCCTGCACTGTTGTAGGAAACAGAAGGAAGAGCAGTGGGAAGTGGAAGACTTAATGAGAGCGTTTTACTTTCTGAAGAAAAGCAAAAAGTCCACGTTCAAGAGAACTGCAGACCATAGTGGGAGGGAAAGCCAGACAGCATCTGCAGATACTTCCTCAGAGAGCAGCAGGGTGGAAATGAACCCGGAGAAGAACACCAAAAGGAGAATCCCTCTCCTGAGCTGCCCTAATCAGCCCTTTACCTCCAAACTTTCAGTTCTGGGACAGGTCTTTCTAGACAACACGTGA